The Anolis carolinensis isolate JA03-04 chromosome 1, rAnoCar3.1.pri, whole genome shotgun sequence genome window below encodes:
- the LOC100554603 gene encoding meprin A subunit alpha, translating to MLFLDLNAKGVILKAFEGFHLRSCVKFKPYAGEKSYIRFLKLNGCWSTIGDTKAGQNLSIGAGCDHKAIVIHEILHALGFLHEQTRTDRDDYVKIWWNHVLPNQAHNFNKYGRNYLTDLNTTYDYESIMHYGPSSFTKNSSLATITTNIPEFNGIIGQRLDFSTSDIERLNRMYNCTRSLTLLDQCDFESADLCGLVQEPRDDAVWLHKKNEPMEQNHTQRQECKDAGHFMYFNTSCGKQGDTAVLESRILHPTRNYHCLQFFFKMTGSPQDRLAVWIKKDDGTGKIRRLIKVRTFQGDNDHNWKIAHVNFRCQKKFRFLFYGLKGNPDDSNGGIFIDDLTLSEAQCPRAVWLIRGFSRLLTTASSDLSITSPRFYSQEGYGFGITVAPRGSRDSAFANYTRISFHLVSGENDGILEWPALHRQVTITVLDQNPNAKKRMSAERSFTTDTTQVFPDKNNSSRWGKPSLLGKFDTSCNCSRNGGWGWSKFISHALLRRKNFLKNGDLIIFAEFEDLTHLRKTEHFSPQTWPIGENPPLGRKKRSAHLKASQIHPREHCDPNPCQN from the exons atgttgtttttagaTCTAAACGCCAAAGGGGTGATTCTTAAAGCATTTGAAGGATTCCATTTAAGATCTTGTGTAAAATTCAAACCATATGCTGGAGAGAAATCATATATAAGATTTCTGAAGCTTAATGG TTGCTGGTCTACAATTGGAGATACAAAAGCTGGCCAAAACCTTTCTATTGGTGCAGGATGTGATCACAAAGCTATTGTAATACATGAAATCCTACATGCTCTAGGATTTCTCCATGAACAAACAAGGACCGACCGTGATGATTACGTCAAAATATGGTGGAATCATGTGCTTCCAA ATCAAGCACACAACTTTAATAAGTATGGAAGAAACTATCTCACTGATTTGAATACTACCTATGATTATGAGTCCATCATGCACTATGGCCCATCTTCATTTACCAAAAATTCAAGTTTAGCAACAATTACTACCAATATACCTGAATTTAATGGCATTATTGGACAACGGTTGGATTTCAGTACTTCTGATATTGAAAGACTCAATCGCATGTACAACTGCA CTAGATCTCTCACACTTTTGGACCAATGTGATTTTGAGTCAGCTGATCTGTGTGGTCTGGTGCAAGAACCAAGAGATGATGCTGTCTGGCTTCATAAGAAAAATGAGCCAATGGAACAAAACCACACTCAAAGACAAGAGTGCAAAG ATGCTGGTCATTTCATGTACTTTAATACCAGTTGTGGTAAGCAAGGAGATACGGCAGTCTTAGAATCACGGATTTTGCATCCGACGAGGAATTATCATTGCCTACAGTTCTTCTTCAAAATGACAGGAAGCCCCCAGGACAGGCTTGCTGTCTGGATTAAAAAAGATGATGGCACTGGAAAAATTCGCAGGCTGATTAAAGTTCGAACTTTTCAAG GAGACAATGACCATAACTGGAAAATTGCCCATGTGAATTTCAGGTGTCAAAAAAAATTCAGATTTCTCTTTTATGGGCTAAAAGGCAATCCAGATGACTCAAACGGAGGAATTTTTATCGATGATCTGACCCTGAGTGAAGCTCAATGCCCCAGAGCTGTGTGGCTTATTCGTGGCTTCTCCCGCCTTCTTACAACAGCCTCTTCGGACCTCTCCATAACTAGTCCCCGGTTCTATAGCCAAGAAGGTTATGGTTTTGGCATAACCGTGGCTCCCAGAGGGTCAAGAGATTCTGCCTTTGCTAATTACACACGCATTTCTTTTCACTTGGTCAGTGGCGAAAATGATGGTATTCTTGAGTGGCCAGCTTTGCACAGGCAGGTTACCATCACAGTGCTTGACCAAAATCCCAATGCCAAGAAAAGGATGTCCGCAGAAAGGAGCTTCACAACAGATACAACACAGGTCTTCCCAG acaaaaacAATTCTTCCAGATGGGGGAAACCCTCCCTTCTTGGTAAGTTTGACACTTCATGCAACTGCAGCCGGAATGGAGGCTGGGGATGGAGTAAATTTATCTCACATGCACTGCTAAGGAGAAAGAATTTCCTGAAAAATGGTGATCTTATTATCTTTGCGGAGTTTGAAG ATTTAACACATCTCAGGAAGACTGAACATTTTTCTCCCCAAACTTGGCCCATCGGTGAAAACCCTCCtttgggaaggaagaagaggtcAGCCCACCTGAAGGCCTCGCAGATCCACCCAAGAGAACACTGTGATCCAAACCCATGTCAGAATTGA